Part of the Acidimicrobiales bacterium genome is shown below.
CCATGGTAAGGCTGGTGTCGCCGGTTCGATTCCGGCAGGGGGCTCGCCATCCCTGGCGGCGTAGCTCAGTTGGTAAGAGCACTCGGCTCATAATCGAGGAGTCGTCGGTTCGAGTCCGACCGCCGCCACCGAACCCCGACCACCAGCGACCCACAACGGAGTGTCCCCCCATGGCCAAGGCGAAGTTCGAGCGTACGAAGCCCCATTTGAATGTGGGGACGATGGGTCATATCGATCATGGGAAGACGACGTTGACGGCGGCGATCACGAAGGTGTTGCACGACGCGAATCCGTCGGTGTCGTTCACG
Proteins encoded:
- a CDS encoding GTP-binding protein: MAKAKFERTKPHLNVGTMGHIDHGKTTLTAAITKVLHDANPSVSFT